A genomic stretch from Desulfohalobium retbaense DSM 5692 includes:
- a CDS encoding YraN family protein: MSARHLKTGRDGEEAARAYLESCGYVIVARNWRGGGGELDLVCRLGREIIFVEVKTRASSGRTLPIQALTPAKQQRLIRAASAYLSRNRLWETPCRFDVISVFSGPSGNQVEHCTNAFELSNIVDSRHSSWQPW; this comes from the coding sequence GTGTCTGCCAGGCATTTGAAAACAGGCCGGGACGGCGAAGAAGCGGCCCGGGCCTATCTGGAATCGTGCGGCTATGTCATAGTGGCCCGCAATTGGCGTGGCGGTGGCGGCGAGCTTGATCTTGTGTGCCGTCTTGGAAGGGAGATTATTTTTGTCGAAGTCAAGACCCGGGCCTCCTCCGGCCGGACACTGCCGATTCAGGCCCTGACTCCAGCCAAGCAGCAGCGATTGATCCGGGCGGCCTCCGCGTATCTGAGCCGGAACCGTTTGTGGGAGACACCCTGCCGGTTTGATGTTATTTCCGTCTTTTCCGGCCCCTCAGGCAACCAAGTGGAGCACTGCACCAATGCCTTCGAACTCTCCAACATTGTGGATAGTCGCCACTCCTCTTGGCAACCCTGGTGA
- a CDS encoding ribonuclease HII produces MNESYRVAGVDEAGRGCLAGPVVAAAVILPKTWDLPGMTDSKQLSAKRREVLAGAIKEQALYWALGVVWPPVIDTINILQSTKRAMLTAIERLGHVPDMVYIDGNQPVPTSLPQKSIVGGDSSEPCIAAASIVAKTFRDRVMVSLERRYPGYGFARHKGYGTRAHLEALRRLGPSRMHRLTFKGVVQREEHLCLPGI; encoded by the coding sequence ATGAACGAGTCGTATCGCGTAGCTGGGGTGGATGAGGCTGGGCGAGGCTGCCTGGCCGGGCCCGTCGTTGCGGCGGCGGTCATTTTGCCAAAGACCTGGGATCTGCCCGGAATGACCGATTCCAAGCAGCTTTCGGCCAAACGCCGGGAGGTCCTGGCCGGAGCCATCAAGGAGCAGGCCCTGTACTGGGCATTGGGAGTGGTCTGGCCTCCGGTGATCGATACGATCAATATCCTGCAGAGCACCAAGCGAGCCATGCTGACCGCCATCGAGCGCCTGGGACACGTCCCGGATATGGTCTATATCGACGGCAACCAGCCCGTGCCGACCTCGCTGCCCCAGAAAAGCATCGTTGGCGGGGACAGTAGCGAACCCTGCATTGCGGCGGCCTCTATTGTAGCTAAAACCTTTCGCGACCGGGTCATGGTCAGTCTGGAGCGACGCTATCCAGGGTACGGATTCGCCCGCCATAAGGGGTACGGCACCCGCGCGCACCTGGAGGCGTTGCGCCGCCTCGGGCCAAGCCGCATGCACCGGCTGACCTTCAAGGGGGTTGTCCAGCGCGAGGAGCATTTGTGTCTGCCAGGCATTTGA
- the rplS gene encoding 50S ribosomal protein L19: MDALRKIERDHLRIDIPQFRAGDTVNVHVRIIEGEKERIQVFKGTVIKVRRGGTDATFTVRKISGGIGVERVFPLHSPAIERVEVVTEGKVRQSRIYYLRQLKGKAARIKPRNTMGRK, from the coding sequence ATGGATGCCTTGCGGAAAATCGAACGGGACCATTTGCGGATCGATATCCCTCAATTCCGCGCCGGCGATACTGTGAATGTCCACGTGCGGATCATTGAAGGCGAGAAAGAGCGCATTCAGGTCTTCAAGGGCACAGTGATCAAGGTGCGTCGCGGCGGAACCGACGCCACGTTCACGGTACGGAAAATTTCCGGCGGAATCGGTGTGGAGCGGGTCTTCCCCTTGCATTCTCCCGCCATTGAGCGTGTTGAGGTGGTCACGGAAGGAAAGGTGCGCCAGAGCCGCATTTACTATCTCCGCCAGCTCAAGGGCAAAGCGGCCCGCATCAAACCCCGGAACACCATGGGCAGAAAATAG
- the trmD gene encoding tRNA (guanosine(37)-N1)-methyltransferase TrmD: MHFSLVTLFPEFFASPLQCGLMGKACQESLVSFATINPREFTEDRHRSVDDRPYGGGPGMVMMCDPLRRALHSIPRRGRTLLLSPKGRPFDQTLARELAEEEALTLICGRYEGIDARIESLEAIEPVSVGDYVLNGGETGALCIIEAVARLLPSFMGKTDSATEESFSTGLLEYPHYTRPETYEGLQVPQVLLSGDHARIARWRREKALETTLAYRPELLRNASLSAADKHCLQALPRQWRGRNLYVGLLHHPVLTKSGEVGTTSLTNLDIHDIGRVSRSYGLGGYYLATPLADQRELAHRLLDHWRQGAGCQTNADRASALADVHVVTDLEAIRDNILQRTGQPPLVLATSAQGQETVRLEEVRTALEHRPVLLVFGTGSGLADEALAQTDGLLPPLRFLSTYNHLSVRSAAAIYIDRVLQDWY, translated from the coding sequence GTGCATTTTTCCCTGGTGACCTTGTTCCCGGAATTCTTTGCGTCACCGCTACAATGCGGGTTGATGGGCAAAGCGTGTCAAGAATCGCTGGTGTCCTTCGCCACAATCAATCCGCGGGAGTTCACTGAGGACCGCCACCGCAGTGTGGACGACCGGCCGTATGGCGGCGGGCCGGGCATGGTCATGATGTGTGATCCCTTGCGCCGGGCCCTGCACTCCATCCCCCGCCGGGGACGGACGCTGCTCTTGTCTCCGAAGGGACGGCCCTTCGACCAGACCCTGGCGCGGGAGTTGGCCGAAGAAGAGGCCCTGACGCTCATCTGCGGCCGGTATGAAGGGATTGACGCCCGAATTGAATCCCTGGAAGCCATTGAGCCCGTTTCCGTTGGCGATTACGTCCTCAACGGCGGCGAAACCGGGGCCTTATGTATCATCGAGGCCGTGGCCCGGTTGCTGCCGAGCTTTATGGGCAAAACCGATTCGGCCACCGAAGAGTCCTTTTCCACGGGGCTTTTGGAGTATCCCCACTATACCCGGCCGGAAACCTATGAGGGGCTCCAGGTCCCGCAGGTCCTGTTGTCCGGGGACCATGCCCGTATCGCCCGGTGGCGGCGGGAAAAGGCCCTGGAGACCACGCTGGCATATCGACCGGAACTGCTCCGGAACGCTTCCCTGTCCGCTGCGGACAAGCACTGCCTGCAAGCGTTGCCCCGGCAGTGGCGGGGACGGAATTTGTATGTCGGGCTTCTGCACCACCCGGTGCTGACCAAATCCGGGGAAGTGGGCACAACTTCTTTGACAAATCTTGACATTCACGATATTGGACGCGTTTCCCGTTCCTACGGCCTTGGGGGCTATTATCTGGCCACTCCCCTGGCTGACCAGCGGGAATTGGCGCATCGGCTGCTGGACCATTGGCGGCAGGGCGCTGGATGCCAAACCAATGCTGACAGGGCCAGTGCATTGGCCGACGTCCATGTGGTCACGGATTTGGAAGCCATTCGGGACAATATTTTGCAACGCACCGGTCAACCCCCGCTCGTGCTGGCCACGAGCGCTCAGGGGCAAGAGACGGTGCGCCTCGAGGAGGTGCGGACGGCGCTGGAGCATCGTCCGGTTCTCCTCGTCTTCGGGACAGGGTCCGGGCTGGCGGACGAGGCCCTGGCCCAGACAGATGGATTGCTGCCCCCGCTGCGTTTTTTGAGCACGTATAATCATCTTTCCGTACGTTCCGCAGCAGCCATCTATATCGATCGGGTTTTGCAGGACTGGTATTGA
- the rimM gene encoding ribosome maturation factor RimM (Essential for efficient processing of 16S rRNA) encodes MGKIRLVPIGRIAKPLGLRGEVCLEPHADFPFVFASLERIYLQFERRRPKPYAVLSHRVHKGRDVLLLHGIEGRDAAESIRGREVLARARDLPEPDDAVLLRQDLPGCRVELEDGAWVGEVLEVQDNRAQDVWVILGPQGQEILFPVCEAFVLDVDLERRVVVIRPPEGLLDLYLHNGDDTR; translated from the coding sequence ATGGGCAAGATACGCCTGGTGCCCATCGGCCGGATTGCCAAGCCACTCGGGTTGAGAGGGGAAGTCTGCCTGGAGCCCCATGCGGACTTCCCTTTTGTGTTTGCGTCGCTGGAGCGTATCTATCTCCAATTCGAGCGGCGTCGGCCCAAGCCGTATGCCGTGCTGTCGCATCGGGTCCACAAAGGGCGCGATGTTCTCCTTCTGCACGGGATCGAGGGCCGTGACGCCGCCGAGTCCATCCGTGGGCGAGAAGTCCTGGCCCGGGCCCGGGATCTTCCGGAACCGGATGACGCGGTCCTTCTGCGCCAGGATTTGCCTGGATGCCGGGTCGAGTTGGAGGACGGCGCTTGGGTTGGAGAGGTGCTCGAAGTCCAGGACAATCGCGCCCAGGACGTCTGGGTTATTCTGGGCCCGCAGGGTCAGGAGATCCTGTTCCCTGTCTGCGAAGCCTTTGTCCTGGATGTCGATCTTGAGCGACGGGTGGTGGTGATCCGCCCCCCTGAAGGGCTGTTGGACCTCTACCTCCACAACGGCGACGACACGCGTTGA
- a CDS encoding KH domain-containing protein: protein MLKDLVEYVAKSLVDVPEAVEVKEIEGEQTTVIELKVAKEDLGKVIGRQGRTARALRTILGAASTKAQKRAVLEILE, encoded by the coding sequence ATGCTCAAGGATCTAGTGGAGTATGTCGCCAAATCATTGGTTGATGTTCCTGAGGCGGTGGAAGTCAAGGAAATTGAGGGCGAGCAAACGACCGTCATCGAACTGAAGGTAGCCAAGGAAGATCTGGGCAAGGTTATCGGTCGCCAGGGGCGCACCGCGCGGGCCCTGCGGACCATCTTGGGGGCGGCCTCGACCAAGGCGCAGAAACGGGCTGTTCTGGAAATCCTGGAATAA
- the rpsP gene encoding 30S ribosomal protein S16: protein MALKLRLTRMGSKKRPFYRIVATDSQNRRDGRALEYLGYYNPMVSSNEFKIDMDKVQAWIDRGAKPTETVRSLMAKASGQK, encoded by the coding sequence ATGGCCTTGAAATTGCGATTGACACGCATGGGTTCGAAAAAACGCCCCTTTTATCGTATTGTTGCCACGGACAGCCAGAACCGCCGTGACGGACGGGCCCTGGAATATCTCGGATATTACAACCCCATGGTCAGTTCCAACGAATTCAAGATCGATATGGACAAAGTCCAGGCCTGGATTGATCGCGGCGCCAAGCCGACGGAGACTGTTCGTTCCTTGATGGCCAAGGCCAGCGGGCAAAAATAG
- the ffh gene encoding signal recognition particle protein, producing MFDTLSDRLDSIFKRIKGQGRLDEKAIQEGLREVRLALLEADVNFKVVKTFTDRVRERAMGQEVLSSLTPGQQVIKIVHEEMIDLLGGSQEGLNLKGPAPRVIMLVGLQGSGKTTSSAKLALQLRRDNHAPLLVPADVYRPAAIDQLHRLASEIDIPAYPSTSEMNPVDICRDALEKARENGQDTVLLDTAGRLHVDEKLMDELARIKEVCAPSEILLVADAMTGQDAVNVAERFDELLDLTGVVLTKMEGDARGGAALSIKSITGKPIKYMGVGEKLKDIEAFYPDRVASRILGMGDILTLIEKAQTDVSEQEAQELEDKFQRADFDLDDFRKQMRRLRKIGSLDSLLKMLPGAGKMREQLQNVQMPEKELVKLEAMISSMTVTERSRPQSIDTSRKERIARGSGTTVSDVTQLLKNFNQMQKMLKKMGGKGKKNTAAMPSDMSAMAGMSGMPGMPGGSGGTGGGQDPRKRQKEIEKRRKKAKAKKKQRKKK from the coding sequence ATGTTTGATACCCTTTCTGACAGACTTGACTCGATATTCAAGCGCATTAAAGGCCAAGGTCGCCTGGACGAGAAGGCGATCCAGGAGGGGTTGCGTGAGGTGCGCCTGGCCCTTTTGGAAGCGGACGTCAATTTTAAGGTGGTCAAGACCTTCACCGATCGCGTCCGGGAACGGGCCATGGGCCAGGAGGTCCTGTCCAGCCTGACACCAGGCCAGCAGGTCATCAAGATTGTCCACGAGGAGATGATCGATCTGCTGGGTGGCAGTCAGGAAGGATTGAATCTCAAAGGCCCGGCGCCGCGGGTTATTATGCTCGTCGGCCTCCAGGGATCGGGAAAAACGACCAGTTCCGCGAAGCTGGCCCTGCAACTGCGCCGCGATAACCATGCGCCGCTGTTGGTGCCCGCTGACGTTTACCGGCCAGCGGCTATCGACCAACTCCATCGTCTGGCCTCTGAGATCGACATTCCGGCTTACCCGTCGACTTCTGAGATGAATCCGGTGGATATCTGTCGCGACGCCCTCGAAAAGGCGCGCGAAAACGGCCAGGATACCGTTTTGCTGGACACGGCCGGCCGGCTCCATGTCGATGAAAAACTCATGGATGAGCTGGCGCGGATCAAAGAGGTCTGCGCTCCCAGTGAAATCCTGCTTGTGGCCGATGCCATGACCGGACAGGACGCCGTCAATGTGGCCGAGCGCTTTGACGAATTGCTCGACTTGACCGGCGTTGTGCTGACCAAGATGGAGGGGGATGCCCGCGGCGGGGCGGCCTTGTCTATCAAGTCCATCACCGGCAAGCCCATCAAATATATGGGGGTTGGGGAAAAGCTTAAGGATATTGAGGCTTTTTATCCTGATCGTGTGGCATCGCGCATCCTGGGTATGGGCGATATCCTGACCTTGATTGAAAAAGCCCAGACCGATGTCAGCGAGCAGGAAGCCCAGGAGCTCGAAGACAAATTTCAGCGGGCGGATTTCGATCTCGATGATTTCCGCAAACAGATGCGGCGGCTGCGCAAAATCGGCTCCCTGGACAGCTTATTGAAGATGTTGCCCGGGGCCGGAAAAATGCGGGAGCAACTCCAAAACGTCCAGATGCCGGAAAAAGAACTGGTCAAATTGGAAGCCATGATCAGTTCTATGACCGTCACGGAACGGAGTCGTCCGCAGTCCATCGACACCAGCCGCAAGGAACGCATCGCCCGAGGCAGTGGGACCACTGTTTCGGATGTGACTCAGCTGCTCAAAAATTTCAACCAGATGCAAAAGATGTTGAAAAAAATGGGCGGCAAGGGCAAAAAGAATACTGCGGCTATGCCCTCGGATATGTCAGCAATGGCTGGCATGTCCGGGATGCCTGGAATGCCGGGGGGGTCGGGTGGCACCGGCGGTGGCCAGGATCCGCGCAAGCGCCAGAAGGAAATTGAAAAGCGGCGGAAAAAAGCCAAAGCCAAAAAGAAACAACGCAAAAAGAAATAA
- a CDS encoding pyridoxal phosphate-dependent aminotransferase, with product MSMLSQQVQTYLESSSWIRRMFEAGREMKAKYGEDQVYDFSLGNPDLPPPAAVTKGLQRLAEQAQSSYAFGYMPNAGYPDVRQALAQRLSREQQVALSEQELLLSCGAAGGLNVLFRAILEPGDEVVCPAPFFVEYTFYVQNHGGVLRTVPSREPDFALDIEGIEAALSEKTRIVLINSPNNPTGRVYSASELRQLAAVLDAASRKYGRPILLVSDEPYRFLTFDGTQVPPVLPAYQHSVVVSSFSKNLSLAGERVGYLALNPEMPGKEELMDGLVLTNRILGFVNAPALGQRLVGYCLEASVDLEVYEKRRAAMVEALDAGGYTYAVPQGAFYFFVQAPGGDDVAFVQTLQEERVLAVPGSGFGFPGYFRLSFCVPETVIRNGAASLARARQRWQ from the coding sequence ATGTCGATGTTGAGCCAACAGGTGCAGACCTATTTGGAAAGTTCCTCATGGATCCGCCGGATGTTCGAGGCCGGGCGGGAGATGAAGGCCAAATACGGCGAAGACCAGGTGTATGATTTCAGTTTGGGCAATCCGGACCTCCCCCCGCCTGCAGCCGTGACCAAAGGGTTGCAGCGCCTGGCTGAACAGGCGCAGTCGTCCTATGCCTTCGGGTATATGCCCAATGCCGGGTATCCTGATGTCCGGCAAGCCCTGGCCCAGCGCTTGTCCCGCGAGCAGCAGGTCGCGCTTTCCGAGCAGGAACTGTTGTTGAGCTGTGGGGCCGCCGGAGGGCTGAATGTGTTGTTCCGGGCGATCCTGGAGCCCGGGGACGAAGTGGTCTGTCCCGCGCCCTTTTTTGTGGAGTATACCTTTTACGTCCAAAACCACGGCGGCGTCCTGCGCACGGTCCCCTCACGCGAACCGGATTTCGCTCTGGATATTGAAGGCATTGAGGCGGCTCTCTCGGAGAAGACCCGGATTGTGCTCATCAATTCCCCCAATAACCCGACCGGGCGGGTCTATTCTGCATCGGAGCTGCGCCAACTCGCGGCTGTCCTCGACGCAGCAAGCCGCAAGTACGGCCGGCCCATCCTGCTTGTGTCCGACGAGCCGTACCGTTTCTTGACTTTTGACGGAACGCAGGTGCCCCCTGTTTTGCCGGCCTACCAACACAGTGTGGTGGTCAGTTCCTTTTCCAAGAATCTGTCCCTGGCCGGAGAACGGGTCGGGTATTTGGCTTTGAATCCGGAGATGCCTGGAAAAGAGGAACTTATGGACGGCTTGGTATTGACCAACCGCATCCTCGGTTTTGTCAATGCTCCAGCCCTTGGCCAGCGTCTTGTCGGCTATTGCCTGGAGGCCTCGGTGGATCTCGAGGTCTATGAAAAACGACGGGCGGCCATGGTCGAGGCCCTTGACGCCGGGGGCTATACCTATGCCGTGCCCCAAGGGGCGTTTTATTTCTTTGTCCAGGCCCCAGGCGGCGACGATGTCGCCTTTGTCCAGACCCTCCAGGAAGAGCGGGTTTTGGCTGTCCCAGGTTCCGGATTCGGTTTTCCCGGCTATTTCCGGTTGTCTTTTTGCGTTCCTGAAACGGTTATTCGCAATGGCGCCGCCTCCCTGGCCCGGGCCCGTCAACGGTGGCAATGA
- a CDS encoding amino acid ABC transporter ATP-binding protein produces MIQFNHVSKWFGDFQVLKDINLHIERGEVVVICGPSGSGKSTLIRCINKLEPYQQGQIRVDGVDLADPELSLSQLRAEIGFVFQQFNLYPHMSVLENVTLAPLLVRRMSPSAAEDRSMQLLNKVGIPEKAHSYPAQLSGGQQQRVAIARGLAMQPKIMLFDEPTSALDPEMINEVLEVMKTLAREGMTMIVVTHEMGFAREVADRVIFMDEGEMIETNTPEDFFHHPQNERTQLFLSKILAH; encoded by the coding sequence GTGATCCAATTCAACCACGTCTCCAAGTGGTTTGGCGATTTCCAGGTCTTAAAGGACATCAACCTCCACATCGAGCGCGGCGAGGTCGTGGTCATCTGCGGCCCCAGCGGATCAGGCAAAAGCACCCTTATCCGCTGCATCAACAAATTGGAACCGTATCAGCAGGGGCAGATCCGGGTCGATGGGGTCGACCTGGCGGATCCGGAACTCAGCTTGAGCCAGTTGCGAGCTGAAATCGGTTTCGTCTTCCAGCAATTTAATCTCTACCCGCACATGTCGGTTCTGGAAAATGTGACCCTTGCCCCGCTTTTGGTCCGGCGCATGTCTCCTTCGGCCGCGGAAGACCGTTCCATGCAGCTGCTGAACAAAGTCGGCATTCCCGAAAAGGCCCATTCCTATCCGGCCCAATTATCCGGCGGGCAACAGCAACGGGTAGCTATCGCCCGCGGTTTGGCCATGCAGCCGAAGATCATGCTCTTTGACGAACCGACGTCAGCCCTGGATCCGGAAATGATCAACGAAGTCCTTGAGGTCATGAAGACCTTGGCCCGGGAAGGCATGACCATGATCGTGGTCACCCACGAAATGGGCTTTGCCCGGGAAGTGGCCGACAGGGTCATCTTCATGGACGAGGGTGAAATGATCGAAACCAACACCCCGGAAGACTTTTTCCACCACCCGCAAAACGAGCGGACCCAACTTTTCCTGAGCAAAATCCTGGCCCATTAA
- a CDS encoding transporter substrate-binding domain-containing protein: MRFGKILFLAVIFALFSAQAVLAGPTYDQVMKDKVIRAGLMTDSIPGAFYNKDNEWVGFDVDIAKEIAKRLDCELKRVPVTNKTRIAFVQQGRIDMSVANMTHKRERDKSIDFSITYFFDGQKLLVKKGSFANWDEIVGQKIATMQGTTSEVNLKNKLEELGDTNADDNVISFQKESECFQALEMGRVAGWSTDSTILLGYAAKRPGEYELIGDFISDEPYGIGLPEDDSKWRDTINFTIQDMWLDGTYMDIYNKWYGPDTPYSFPMTEQIEVWP; encoded by the coding sequence ATGCGCTTCGGCAAAATTCTCTTTCTGGCCGTCATTTTTGCCCTGTTCTCTGCCCAGGCAGTGCTTGCCGGCCCCACGTACGACCAGGTCATGAAAGACAAGGTCATCCGCGCCGGCTTGATGACCGACTCCATTCCTGGTGCATTTTACAACAAAGACAACGAGTGGGTCGGCTTTGACGTCGACATCGCGAAAGAAATCGCCAAGCGACTCGATTGCGAACTCAAACGGGTGCCGGTGACCAACAAAACCCGGATCGCCTTTGTTCAGCAGGGTCGCATCGACATGTCTGTGGCCAACATGACTCATAAACGCGAACGGGACAAATCGATCGACTTTTCGATCACCTACTTTTTCGACGGCCAAAAGCTCCTCGTCAAAAAGGGCAGCTTCGCGAACTGGGACGAGATCGTAGGCCAGAAGATTGCCACCATGCAGGGCACGACCTCGGAGGTCAATCTGAAAAACAAGCTGGAAGAGCTCGGTGACACCAACGCCGACGACAACGTCATCTCCTTCCAGAAGGAATCGGAATGCTTCCAGGCCCTGGAAATGGGCCGCGTTGCCGGCTGGTCCACAGACTCGACCATCCTTCTGGGCTATGCCGCGAAGCGTCCGGGAGAATACGAACTCATCGGCGACTTTATCAGCGACGAACCCTATGGCATCGGCCTGCCTGAAGACGATTCCAAATGGCGCGACACCATCAACTTCACCATCCAGGACATGTGGCTGGATGGGACCTACATGGACATCTACAACAAATGGTATGGTCCGGACACTCCGTACTCCTTCCCCATGACTGAACAAATCGAAGTCTGGCCCTAG
- a CDS encoding amino acid ABC transporter permease gives MSTLRYVLEKSWAQYLVLFLLVGTAIYYWGWIFDFGYEFDWSVLFTFNDTYGEYLGLNLLKGLKVTIIISLISAGIALGLGTVFGLGRLSSFKPFYLFSTWYVEFFRNTPLLVQLFFWYFALPKALPEAARNFVFSLDYEFWSATLGLAIYTSSFMAEVIRAGVQSIPKGLLEAAYSSGLTYFQALRTVILPLAFRAIIPPLGSEFLNNMKNSSLAMVVGVAELTWQSQQIESLTFRGFEATTGATVLYLGLSLAISGLLNMINTRLRIEDVHKKGGLTYHLTGALFWPFTQIWKLGILPVCKLCAPPADSLRMSPGRRMWETAKKSLFQAMAWLAKGGFVLVFLYILYKIGQGLMSFHWDVVWENLDTLLIWRFPQSGGGEENFMWGLGGLSFSILMAVIAISISFFIGLIVGLGRMSKNRILRLPCMVYIEVIRGNPLIIVIFWVYFFLPIFIKTYLNVFWSATIALTIFTGAYIAEIVRGGIQNIPPGQFEAAYGTGLGYWSTMRHIVLPQALKQMIPAIVGQFIAIFKDTSLAFVIGVLELTFVAQGLNNRLMIYPFEIYTSVAALYFICCYSMSLMARRLENKLTPASARMQM, from the coding sequence ATGAGTACCCTGCGCTACGTTCTTGAAAAATCCTGGGCCCAATATCTTGTCCTCTTTCTCCTGGTCGGCACGGCCATATACTATTGGGGCTGGATTTTCGACTTCGGGTATGAGTTCGATTGGTCTGTTCTCTTCACCTTCAATGATACCTACGGCGAATACCTTGGGTTGAACCTGCTGAAGGGATTGAAGGTCACAATCATCATCTCGTTGATAAGCGCGGGGATTGCTCTAGGATTGGGGACTGTCTTCGGGCTCGGGCGCCTGTCGTCCTTCAAACCCTTCTATCTGTTTTCGACCTGGTACGTCGAATTCTTCCGGAACACGCCCCTTCTGGTCCAGCTCTTCTTCTGGTATTTCGCACTGCCCAAAGCCCTCCCGGAAGCCGCTCGCAATTTTGTCTTCAGCCTCGATTACGAATTCTGGTCTGCAACACTGGGCTTGGCGATTTACACCAGTTCCTTTATGGCCGAAGTCATTCGCGCCGGCGTCCAGTCGATCCCCAAAGGCCTTCTGGAAGCGGCGTACTCCTCGGGACTGACCTATTTCCAGGCCTTGCGCACGGTGATCCTGCCCCTGGCCTTCCGGGCCATCATCCCCCCCTTGGGCAGTGAATTTTTAAACAATATGAAAAATTCCTCCCTGGCCATGGTCGTCGGCGTAGCTGAACTCACATGGCAGTCCCAGCAAATCGAATCCCTGACATTCCGAGGCTTTGAAGCCACGACTGGCGCGACTGTCCTGTATCTCGGGCTGTCCCTGGCGATCTCGGGGCTGTTGAACATGATCAACACCCGGTTGCGCATTGAAGATGTCCATAAAAAGGGAGGACTGACCTACCACTTGACCGGCGCGCTCTTCTGGCCCTTCACGCAGATCTGGAAACTCGGCATTCTTCCCGTCTGCAAATTGTGCGCTCCGCCGGCAGACAGTCTGCGAATGTCCCCCGGCAGACGAATGTGGGAGACGGCGAAAAAATCCCTTTTCCAGGCAATGGCCTGGCTGGCCAAAGGGGGATTCGTCCTGGTCTTTCTCTATATCCTCTACAAGATCGGTCAGGGGTTGATGTCATTTCATTGGGACGTGGTCTGGGAAAATCTCGACACCCTGCTTATCTGGCGTTTTCCCCAAAGCGGCGGGGGAGAAGAGAATTTTATGTGGGGTCTTGGCGGACTGAGTTTCTCCATTTTAATGGCGGTGATAGCCATATCCATCAGCTTTTTCATCGGCCTTATTGTCGGGCTTGGCCGGATGTCCAAAAACCGTATCCTGCGCCTGCCCTGTATGGTCTATATAGAGGTTATCCGGGGCAACCCGCTTATCATCGTCATTTTCTGGGTCTATTTCTTTCTGCCCATTTTCATTAAAACCTATCTCAATGTCTTCTGGAGCGCGACCATCGCCCTGACCATCTTTACCGGGGCCTATATCGCTGAAATCGTCAGGGGGGGGATCCAGAACATTCCTCCGGGGCAGTTTGAGGCCGCCTACGGGACCGGGTTGGGATATTGGAGCACCATGCGCCATATCGTCCTGCCCCAGGCCCTGAAACAAATGATCCCGGCTATTGTCGGCCAATTCATCGCCATCTTCAAAGACACCTCGCTGGCATTTGTGATAGGGGTCCTGGAACTCACCTTTGTCGCACAGGGCCTGAACAATCGGTTGATGATTTATCCTTTCGAGATCTATACTTCTGTTGCGGCGCTTTATTTCATTTGCTGCTATTCTATGAGCCTTATGGCCCGGCGACTGGAAAATAAACTCACTCCGGCATCAGCCCGGATGCAGATGTAA
- the larB gene encoding nickel pincer cofactor biosynthesis protein LarB, translating into MDIHDLLQRVAQGRLSVEDAARELRFAPFTASGEGVCLDGHRGLRTGVPEVVFGSGKSEAQLERAVQGLADQGASVLVTKLSPGQGEALHALFPEGKVHPQAGLFTLGADLSLTPPWPEQGEALVLSAGASDLPVALEAYATAQYFGLTAGLVSDVGVAGLHRLLPHLQACDQARVLIVVAGMEGALPSVVAGLTDKPVIAVPTSVGYGVSFQGVTALLGMLSSCAPGVAVVNIDNGFGAAAMARKLCHLKP; encoded by the coding sequence ATGGACATTCACGACCTCTTGCAGCGCGTGGCCCAAGGGCGCCTCTCTGTCGAGGACGCCGCGCGCGAACTCCGTTTTGCCCCGTTCACCGCATCCGGGGAGGGCGTCTGCCTGGACGGCCACCGCGGGCTGCGCACCGGTGTTCCCGAAGTCGTCTTTGGGTCGGGGAAATCGGAGGCGCAGCTCGAACGGGCTGTTCAAGGCCTGGCTGATCAGGGAGCCTCGGTGCTGGTCACCAAGCTGAGTCCCGGTCAAGGCGAAGCGTTACACGCCTTGTTTCCCGAGGGGAAGGTGCATCCCCAGGCCGGCCTTTTCACCCTCGGCGCTGATCTCTCGCTGACCCCTCCTTGGCCCGAACAAGGTGAGGCGCTGGTCCTCAGCGCCGGGGCCAGCGATCTCCCCGTGGCCCTGGAAGCTTACGCCACAGCCCAATATTTCGGACTGACGGCCGGACTGGTCAGTGACGTCGGCGTCGCCGGGCTGCACCGGCTTTTGCCCCATCTCCAGGCCTGTGACCAGGCCCGAGTGCTCATCGTGGTTGCCGGGATGGAGGGGGCCTTGCCCTCTGTCGTCGCCGGCCTCACGGACAAGCCGGTCATCGCTGTGCCCACGTCAGTGGGCTACGGGGTCTCGTTTCAGGGAGTGACCGCACTTTTGGGCATGCTCAGCAGTTGCGCCCCAGGCGTGGCGGTGGTCAATATCGACAACGGGTTCGGGGCTGCCGCCATGGCCCGTAAATTGTGTCACCTGAAGCCCTGA